From Mytilus edulis chromosome 9, xbMytEdul2.2, whole genome shotgun sequence, the proteins below share one genomic window:
- the LOC139488531 gene encoding uncharacterized protein — protein MSRQERADFIYLQLEGSAKDEVKYRSHLVRQSPDQILEILQDAFGVKDNITKLQKNFLNRVQKPNESLREYSYVLMDLMSKITNKDSTWMPNKEKTLCDQFSQNVQDSYLRKHLKQIVRAQSHIPFLDLREEAIMWSEEEEYKDKRYNTKTKSETTDTVPEEPTTDVCASKDKTDSSSEQSDKFNQLLGIVQKQSEQIETLTKIVNTKQQPTSYNSRYNRFEPQRRTLLCFRCNEPGHKIADCPVVNSKKSGNG, from the coding sequence ATGTCCCGTCAAGAACGAGCggattttatatatttacaacttGAAGGTTCTGCTAAAGATGAAGTGAAATACCGTTCTCATCTAGTTCGACAAAGTCCAgatcaaattttagaaattttacaaGATGCCTTTGGTGTAAAGGATAATATTACTAAACTACAGAAGAATTTTTTAAATCGTGTGCAAAAGCCAAATGAATCACTTAGGGAATATTCGTATGTGTTAATGGATTTAATgagtaaaattacaaataaagatTCTACTTGGATGCCTAATAAAGAGAAAACATTGTGCGaccaattttcacaaaatgtacAAGACAGTTACTTAAGAAAACATCTGAAACAAATAGTTCGTGCACAATCTCATATACCATTTTTGGATTTACGTGAAGAAGCTATTATGTGGTCCGAGGAGGAAgaatataaagataaaagataCAACACAAAGACGAAAAGTGAAACAACCGATACTGTACCAGAAGAACCTACAACTGATGTTTGCGCTAGTAAGGATAAAACTGACAGTAGTAGTGAACAATCCGATAAATTCAATCAGTTATTGGGTATTGTCCAAAAACAAAGTGAACAGATTGAAACATTAACAAAGATCGTTAATACAAAGCAACAACCAACAAGTTATAACAGTAGATACAATAGGTTTGAGCCACAACGACGTACTTTGTTATGTTTTAGATGCAATGAGCCAGGTCACAAGATTGCAGACTGTCCAGTTGTGAATTCCAAGAAGTCGGGAAACGGGTAG